In one Yarrowia lipolytica chromosome 1A, complete sequence genomic region, the following are encoded:
- a CDS encoding uncharacterized protein (Compare to YALI0A16082g, weakly similar to uniprot|Q9UST8 Schizosaccharomyces pombe Ribonuclease H): protein MVWSVLCSVDSRKLLLETIAMCSIDLAGSIVRFYDPPIGYISSNVSGDYSGSSSHRSYSSPSSSSSNRVSKSSSSRSSYSSSSRLTVYTDGACSNNQSSNARASVGVYFSAGKSDDVSRPVAGSQQSTNGLNWRPSTTVSKVHSRNDSKNYDIKTGSQYTVNSLNNWGDKWQSNGSVTSNNEPVKTQRHHH, encoded by the coding sequence ATGGTATGGTCCGTATTATGCAGCGTAGATTCGAGAAAATTACTGCTAGAGACCATTGCAATGTGCTCAATTGATTTGGCGGGCTCAATTGTTCGTTTTTACGACCCACCTATTGGCTATATCTCGTCAAATGTCTCTGGAGACTACAGCGGATCTAGTAGCCACAGATCTTACTCGTCCccctcgtcctcctcctccaaccgCGTGAgcaagagcagcagctcccGCAGCTCctacagctccagcagtcgACTGACTGTGTACACTGACGGAGCctgcagcaacaaccaGTCGTCCAACGCCAGGGCTAGCGTCGGGGTGTACTTCAGCGCCGGAAAATCCGATGACGTCAGCCGACCTGTTGCCGGAAGCCAACAATCAACTAACGGGCTGAACTGGAGGCCGTCCACGACAGTTTCCAAGGTGCACAGCCGAAACGACAGCAAGAACTACGATATCAAGACGGGCTCGCAGTACACCGTCAACTCTCTCAACAATTGGGGAGACAAATGGCAGAGCAACGGCTCGGTAACGTCCAATAACGAGCCTGTCAAAACTCAGAGACATCATCATTGA